In bacterium, the following proteins share a genomic window:
- a CDS encoding transposase family protein, whose amino-acid sequence MVWSLDFMHDTLYSGRRFRTLNVLDDGVRELLAIEVDTSLPGERVVRVLEQIKSWRGLPEAIRCDNGPELLSEVFVAWCEQNGVEIRYIQPGKPNQNAYIERFNKTFRDELLSAYLFDDLDQVRELAWNWMLDYNEERPHDSLGKVPPSVSARPRRGGGGPPAGLWKGRRFAPLPSPRGPSAGGGLVCRAELPQMRI is encoded by the coding sequence ATGGTCTGGTCGCTGGACTTCATGCACGACACGCTGTACAGCGGCCGCCGGTTCCGGACGCTGAACGTGTTGGATGATGGCGTTCGGGAACTGCTGGCGATCGAGGTCGACACGTCGCTGCCCGGCGAGCGCGTTGTGCGCGTTCTTGAACAGATCAAGAGCTGGCGCGGCTTGCCGGAAGCGATCCGCTGCGACAACGGACCGGAGTTGCTGAGCGAGGTGTTTGTGGCCTGGTGCGAACAGAACGGCGTCGAGATCCGGTACATCCAGCCAGGGAAGCCGAACCAGAACGCCTACATCGAGAGGTTCAACAAGACGTTCCGTGACGAGCTGCTTAGCGCGTACCTGTTCGACGACCTTGACCAGGTGCGGGAGCTGGCCTGGAACTGGATGCTCGACTACAACGAGGAGCGACCGCACGACAGCCTTGGCAAGGTGCCGCCGTCGGTCTCCGCCCGCCCCCGCCGGGGGGGGGGCGGCCCCCCGGCCGGGTTGTGGAAGGGCCGCCGTTTCGCCCCTCTTCCCTCCCCCCGGGGGCCGTCCGCCGGTGGGGGCCTGGTATGCCGAGCGGAGTTACCGCAAATGAGGATCTGA